A genomic segment from Flavobacterium litorale encodes:
- a CDS encoding toxin-antitoxin system YwqK family antitoxin produces the protein MRKMIIAALMLSAGVLSAQEIEPKYEITNKMVKATYYHDNGAIKQQGFYKDGKLHGKWVAYNEDGTKQALGEYENGTKTGKWFFWNDTLLSEVDYNDSRIADIKKWSREAVVVNK, from the coding sequence ATGAGAAAGATGATTATTGCAGCACTAATGCTGTCGGCTGGTGTACTATCAGCACAGGAAATAGAACCAAAATACGAGATAACAAATAAAATGGTTAAAGCCACGTATTATCATGATAATGGTGCTATAAAACAACAAGGTTTTTACAAAGACGGCAAGCTCCACGGCAAGTGGGTAGCTTATAATGAAGACGGAACAAAACAAGCTTTGGGAGAGTACGAAAATGGAACAAAAACAGGTAAATGGTTTTTTTGGAACGATACTCTTCTTAGTGAAGTAGACTATAACGACAGTAGGATTGCTGATATTAAAAAGTGGTCCAGAGAGGCTGTTGTAGTAAACAAATAA